Proteins co-encoded in one Streptomyces sp. NBC_01283 genomic window:
- a CDS encoding pep a2 — MKHHAAPRYYHLDVDLVPERVGQVRRILAAHLRYWGLEQHVPDVSRGIGLLLEPAARNTSAGRTAIETWWTGHHLITAVSHDDPAVAAAHGVESHSLAEIAALSDGWGSCTAADQHIVWFSLRSRRQLREPLVPKGPAPSTIEALSLPRSAPRPVAVGAPERTAPLEVASPA; from the coding sequence ATGAAGCACCACGCAGCGCCCCGCTACTACCACCTCGACGTGGACCTGGTGCCGGAGCGCGTCGGTCAGGTCCGGCGCATCCTGGCCGCCCATCTGAGGTACTGGGGGCTGGAACAGCATGTGCCGGACGTGTCGCGGGGGATCGGTCTCCTGCTGGAACCGGCGGCGCGGAACACCTCCGCGGGGCGGACCGCGATCGAGACCTGGTGGACCGGACACCATCTGATCACCGCGGTCTCGCACGACGATCCGGCCGTCGCGGCCGCGCACGGCGTCGAGTCGCACTCCCTGGCCGAGATCGCGGCGCTCAGTGACGGGTGGGGCAGCTGCACCGCCGCCGACCAGCACATCGTCTGGTTCTCGCTGCGCAGCCGCAGGCAGCTTCGCGAACCCCTGGTTCCCAAGGGCCCGGCGCCCAGCACGATCGAGGCGCTTTCCCTGCCCCGCTCCGCTCCGCGGCCGGTCGCCGTGGGCGCCCCGGAGCGGACGGCGCCCCTGGAGGTCGCAAGCCCCGCCTGA
- a CDS encoding DUF5133 domain-containing protein, translating to MRAERATDDVGRQLERYRAWQRRFLASPSDAAVRAGFQDAVAALCAVTSRRCGREAAEAAERGPLPASARPDSARRPAPPGSD from the coding sequence ATGCGGGCGGAGCGCGCCACAGATGACGTCGGTCGGCAACTGGAGAGGTATCGCGCGTGGCAGCGCCGCTTCCTCGCCTCCCCCAGCGACGCCGCGGTGCGCGCGGGGTTCCAGGACGCCGTGGCCGCCCTGTGCGCGGTGACGAGCCGGCGCTGCGGGCGTGAGGCGGCCGAGGCCGCGGAACGCGGCCCGCTCCCCGCGTCGGCCCGCCCCGATTCCGCCCGCCGCCCGGCCCCGCCCGGGAGCGACTGA
- a CDS encoding maltotransferase domain-containing protein has protein sequence MSVDPSHVRIPIEDVRPCVHGGLRPAKAVVGEAVEVTALVFVEGSGVVGAEAVLYAPDGRTTRRRTMREVAPGTDRWAADVTPDAIGRWTFTVEAWTDPMAVWQRDAVIKVHADVDTGVTLEDGILLFERAVDQAPDDAARSTLRTALGLLRDDTRTPLDRLAAATAPDVRALLSAHPLRERRTESAPLPLLVERERALFGSWYEFFPRSEGAVVREGEPPRSGTFRTAAERLPAIAAMGFDVVYLPPVHPIGTTFRKGPNNSLSPGPHDVGVPWAIGSPEGGHDAIHPDLGTLEDFDAFVRRAADLHLEVALDFALQCSPDHPWVDKHPEWFQHRADGSIAYAENPPKKYQDIYPLAFDRDMPGLITETVRLLRFWMDHGVRIFRVDNPHTKPVTFWEQVLADINRTDPDVIFLAEAFTRPAMMRTLAAIGFQQSYTYFTWRNTKPELTAYVQELTGESAAYMRPNFFVNTPDILPEFLQHGGRPAFELRAVLAATLSPAWGLYSGYELCEDTPLKPGSEDYLDSEKYQLRSRDWESAERAERTISPLITTLNAIRRRHPALHRLRNVHFHPVDNDQVIAYSRHEPGDTVLVVVNLDPHRTQEATVRLDLTRLNLAPGSTFRVHDELGDATYTWGESNFVRLTPGVSPAHVCAVEAE, from the coding sequence ATGTCGGTGGACCCCAGTCACGTCCGCATCCCCATCGAGGATGTGCGGCCCTGTGTCCACGGTGGCCTGCGCCCGGCGAAGGCAGTCGTCGGCGAGGCCGTCGAGGTCACGGCCCTCGTCTTCGTCGAAGGCTCCGGCGTGGTCGGCGCCGAGGCGGTCCTGTACGCGCCCGACGGCCGCACCACCCGGCGCCGGACCATGCGGGAAGTGGCACCGGGTACGGACCGATGGGCCGCCGACGTGACCCCGGACGCGATCGGCCGCTGGACGTTCACCGTCGAGGCGTGGACCGATCCGATGGCCGTCTGGCAGCGCGACGCGGTGATCAAGGTGCACGCCGACGTGGACACCGGGGTCACCCTGGAGGACGGGATCCTGCTCTTTGAGCGGGCCGTCGACCAGGCGCCCGACGACGCGGCGCGCTCCACCCTGCGCACGGCGCTCGGCCTGCTGCGCGACGACACCCGCACCCCGCTGGACCGCCTCGCGGCGGCCACGGCACCGGACGTACGCGCACTCCTGTCGGCCCATCCCCTGCGTGAACGCCGCACCGAGAGCGCTCCGTTGCCGCTGCTGGTGGAGCGGGAGCGGGCGTTGTTCGGGTCGTGGTACGAGTTCTTCCCGCGTTCGGAAGGTGCCGTCGTCCGGGAGGGCGAGCCCCCGCGCTCGGGCACCTTCCGCACCGCCGCCGAACGGCTCCCGGCTATCGCCGCGATGGGCTTCGACGTGGTCTACCTGCCGCCGGTCCACCCCATCGGAACCACCTTCCGCAAGGGCCCCAACAACTCCCTGTCCCCCGGCCCGCACGACGTGGGCGTGCCCTGGGCCATCGGCTCCCCCGAGGGCGGCCACGACGCCATCCACCCCGACCTGGGCACCCTGGAGGACTTCGACGCCTTCGTGCGCCGCGCCGCCGACCTGCACCTGGAAGTCGCCCTGGACTTCGCCCTGCAGTGCTCGCCGGACCACCCCTGGGTCGACAAGCACCCCGAGTGGTTCCAGCACCGCGCCGACGGCAGCATCGCCTACGCGGAGAACCCGCCCAAGAAGTACCAGGACATCTACCCCCTGGCCTTCGACCGCGACATGCCGGGTCTGATCACCGAGACCGTACGCCTGCTGCGGTTCTGGATGGACCACGGCGTGCGTATCTTCCGCGTCGACAACCCGCACACCAAACCGGTCACCTTCTGGGAACAGGTCCTCGCCGACATCAACCGCACCGACCCCGACGTCATCTTCCTGGCGGAGGCCTTCACCCGCCCCGCCATGATGCGCACCCTCGCCGCGATCGGCTTCCAGCAGTCCTACACCTACTTCACCTGGCGCAACACCAAGCCCGAACTCACGGCATACGTACAGGAGTTGACCGGGGAATCAGCCGCCTACATGCGGCCGAACTTCTTCGTCAACACCCCCGACATCCTGCCCGAGTTCCTCCAGCACGGCGGACGCCCGGCCTTCGAACTGCGCGCGGTACTCGCCGCGACCCTCTCCCCGGCATGGGGTCTCTACAGCGGCTACGAACTCTGCGAGGACACGCCCCTCAAGCCCGGCAGCGAAGACTACCTGGACTCCGAGAAGTACCAACTGCGGTCTCGCGACTGGGAATCGGCGGAGCGTGCGGAACGCACCATCTCGCCGCTGATCACCACGCTCAACGCGATACGCCGACGCCATCCGGCGCTGCACCGGCTGCGCAACGTGCACTTCCACCCCGTGGACAACGACCAGGTGATCGCGTACAGCCGTCATGAGCCCGGCGACACGGTGCTGGTGGTCGTGAACCTCGACCCGCACCGCACCCAGGAGGCGACCGTGCGCCTCGACCTCACCCGTCTGAACCTCGCGCCCGGCTCCACCTTCCGCGTGCACGACGAACTGGGCGACGCGACCTACACGTGGGGCGAGTCCAATTTCGTACGTCTGACGCCGGGCGTCTCCCCCGCGCACGTATGCGCGGTCGAGGCCGAGTAA
- the treS gene encoding maltose alpha-D-glucosyltransferase, protein MTINEPVSDLFEDAPAKDRDPEWFKRAVFYEVLVRSFHDSDGDGIGDLKGATAKLDYLQWLGVDCLWLPPFFTSPLRDGGYDVANYIAVLPEFGDLGDFVEFIDAAHQRGMRVIIDFVMNHTSDQHPWFQQSRSDPEGPYGDYYVWADDDKQYQDARIIFVDTEASNWTFDPVRKQYFWHRFFSHQPDLNYENPAVQEEIISALRFWLDLGIDGFRLDAVPYLFAEEGTNCENLPRSHALLKRVRAEIDAHYPDTVLLAEANQWPEDVVDYFGDFKDGGDECHMAFHFPVMPRIFMAVRRESRYPVSEILAKTPAIPSGCQWGIFLRNHDELTLEMVTDEERDYMYAEYAKDPRMRANIGIRRRLAPLLDNDRNQIELFTALLLSLPGSPILYYGDEIGMGDNIWLGDRDAVRTPMQWTPDRNAGFSSCDPGRLYLPTIMDPVYGYQVTNVEASMSSPSSLLHWTRRMIEIRKQNPAFGLGSYIELASSNASVLAFLREYKDDLVLCVHNFSRFAQPTELDLRAYDGRNPVELMGGVRFPAIGELPYLLTLAGHGSYWFRLCESEPRRTVRITK, encoded by the coding sequence ATGACCATCAACGAGCCGGTGTCCGATCTGTTCGAGGACGCGCCCGCCAAGGACCGAGACCCCGAGTGGTTCAAGCGCGCCGTCTTCTACGAGGTCCTGGTCCGCTCCTTCCACGACAGTGACGGCGACGGCATCGGTGACCTCAAGGGGGCCACCGCCAAGCTGGACTATCTGCAGTGGCTGGGCGTGGACTGTCTGTGGCTGCCGCCGTTCTTCACGTCACCACTGCGCGACGGCGGTTACGACGTGGCCAATTACATCGCCGTGCTGCCCGAGTTCGGCGATCTGGGGGATTTCGTCGAATTCATCGATGCGGCGCATCAGCGGGGCATGCGCGTGATCATCGACTTCGTGATGAACCACACCAGTGATCAGCACCCGTGGTTCCAGCAGTCCCGCAGCGACCCCGAAGGCCCCTACGGCGACTACTACGTCTGGGCCGACGACGACAAGCAGTACCAGGACGCGCGCATCATCTTCGTCGACACCGAAGCCTCCAACTGGACCTTCGACCCGGTGCGCAAACAGTACTTCTGGCACCGCTTCTTCTCCCACCAGCCCGACCTCAACTACGAGAACCCGGCCGTCCAGGAAGAGATCATCTCCGCCCTGCGCTTCTGGCTCGACCTGGGCATCGACGGCTTCCGCCTGGACGCCGTGCCCTACCTCTTCGCCGAAGAGGGCACCAACTGCGAAAACCTCCCCCGCTCCCACGCCCTGCTCAAACGCGTCCGCGCCGAAATCGACGCCCACTACCCCGACACCGTGCTCCTCGCCGAGGCCAACCAATGGCCCGAAGACGTCGTCGACTACTTCGGCGACTTCAAAGACGGCGGCGACGAATGCCACATGGCCTTCCACTTCCCCGTCATGCCCCGCATCTTCATGGCCGTACGCCGCGAATCGCGCTACCCCGTCTCCGAAATCCTCGCCAAGACCCCCGCCATCCCCTCCGGCTGCCAATGGGGCATCTTCCTGCGCAACCACGACGAGCTCACCCTCGAAATGGTCACCGACGAAGAACGCGACTACATGTACGCGGAATACGCCAAAGACCCCCGCATGCGCGCCAACATCGGCATCCGCCGCCGCCTGGCCCCCCTCCTGGACAACGACCGCAACCAGATCGAACTCTTCACCGCCCTGCTCCTCTCCCTGCCCGGCTCACCGATCCTCTACTACGGCGACGAGATCGGCATGGGCGACAACATCTGGCTCGGCGACCGCGACGCCGTCCGCACCCCCATGCAGTGGACCCCCGACCGCAACGCCGGCTTCTCCTCCTGCGACCCCGGACGCCTCTACCTCCCCACGATCATGGACCCGGTCTACGGCTACCAGGTCACCAACGTCGAAGCCTCCATGTCCTCCCCCTCCTCATTGCTGCACTGGACCCGCCGGATGATCGAGATCCGCAAACAGAACCCCGCCTTCGGACTCGGCTCATACATCGAGCTCGCCTCCTCGAACGCCTCCGTCCTCGCCTTCCTGCGCGAGTACAAGGACGACCTGGTCCTGTGCGTGCACAACTTCTCCCGCTTCGCCCAGCCCACCGAGCTCGACCTCCGGGCCTACGACGGCCGCAACCCCGTCGAACTCATGGGCGGAGTGCGCTTTCCCGCCATCGGCGAACTTCCCTACCTCCTCACCCTCGCCGGACACGGCTCGTACTGGTTCCGACTCTGCGAAAGCGAGCCTCGTCGGACCGTGCGCATTACCAAGTGA
- a CDS encoding maltokinase has product MSSPLLLSHDTQPHPIASPTLAALLSRWLPRQRWFAHRERAVTGVSVTAATELAPDIFHLLVRVEQSGLPQDAACYQLLLGAVPDLPPRLGERLLGRMEGSRGQDLLVYDALYDPRATILLLDRIRRGGVMGALRFESYPRSAVPAGLMPHVLDVEQSNTSIVYGDEVILKLFRRVQPGINPDLEIPGVLARHGYTRVPAPVAWFHTTQPFWGTLGVVQRFLPRATDGWTLALQSALAQGDFSDQARELGALTGELHVALAESFPVGEPAADHHTRLADQMTHRLLQAAATVPALRSHVPGLREVFIRLATADGGLHLQRIHGDLHLGQVLQADGQWHVVDFEGEPAKPLTERRADRSPIHDIAGMLRSFDYAAHVEKGARPEWAARCRTAFCDGYGATGLFDPQDIPVLLHAHEADRAVYEVLYESTHRPDWITVPLRAVARLARHD; this is encoded by the coding sequence ATGTCTTCGCCTCTGCTGCTGTCGCACGACACCCAGCCTCACCCCATCGCCAGCCCGACGCTGGCGGCCCTGTTGAGCCGCTGGCTGCCACGGCAACGATGGTTCGCCCACCGGGAGCGTGCCGTCACCGGCGTCTCCGTGACGGCCGCGACGGAGCTGGCCCCCGACATCTTCCACCTGCTCGTACGGGTCGAACAGAGCGGTCTCCCGCAGGACGCCGCCTGTTACCAACTGCTCCTGGGCGCCGTCCCCGATCTGCCGCCCCGCCTGGGCGAGCGTCTGCTGGGCCGGATGGAAGGCTCCCGCGGCCAGGACCTCCTGGTCTACGACGCGCTGTACGACCCCCGGGCGACGATCCTGCTCCTCGACCGGATACGGCGTGGTGGCGTGATGGGCGCGCTCCGCTTCGAGTCGTACCCCCGCTCCGCCGTCCCGGCGGGTCTCATGCCGCACGTCCTGGACGTCGAGCAGTCGAACACGTCCATCGTGTACGGCGACGAGGTCATCCTGAAGCTGTTCCGCCGCGTCCAGCCCGGCATCAACCCCGACCTGGAGATTCCGGGGGTGCTCGCCCGGCACGGGTACACCCGCGTGCCGGCGCCCGTCGCCTGGTTCCACACCACCCAGCCGTTCTGGGGCACGTTGGGCGTCGTGCAGCGCTTCCTGCCGCGAGCGACCGATGGCTGGACCCTGGCCCTCCAGTCGGCGCTCGCCCAGGGGGACTTCTCCGACCAGGCACGGGAACTGGGTGCGCTGACGGGCGAGTTGCATGTGGCGCTCGCCGAATCGTTCCCCGTGGGCGAGCCCGCCGCGGACCACCACACGCGCCTGGCCGACCAGATGACACATCGGCTGCTGCAGGCGGCGGCCACCGTGCCGGCCCTGCGCTCGCACGTACCGGGCCTGCGTGAAGTCTTCATCAGGCTCGCCACGGCCGACGGCGGCCTGCACCTGCAGCGCATCCACGGCGATCTCCATCTGGGTCAGGTACTGCAAGCCGACGGCCAGTGGCATGTCGTCGACTTCGAGGGCGAGCCCGCCAAACCCCTGACGGAACGGCGTGCCGACCGCTCCCCGATCCATGACATCGCGGGCATGCTGCGCTCCTTCGACTACGCCGCCCATGTCGAGAAGGGGGCGCGGCCGGAGTGGGCCGCACGCTGCCGGACGGCCTTCTGCGACGGGTACGGCGCGACGGGCCTCTTCGACCCGCAGGACATCCCGGTGCTGCTGCACGCGCACGAGGCCGACCGGGCCGTCTACGAGGTTCTCTACGAGTCGACGCACCGCCCCGACTGGATCACCGTCCCCCTGCGGGCCGTCGCACGTCTTGCCCGCCACGACTGA
- the glgB gene encoding 1,4-alpha-glucan branching protein GlgB, whose amino-acid sequence MTGRPVRGAASMAVTDVSPAATAVRGACAVPPLAAADRDRLLRGAHHDPHAVLGAHPVPHGVHLRCLRPGAQAVSAVTDGCTWELHDEGDGLFSGGIPASGGIRASGGIPAGAPAPYRLRVHYPQAVMEVEDPYRFLPTLGELDLHLISEGRHEELWTALGAHAGEHQGVQGTRFAVWAPNAAGVRVCGDFCHWDGTALPMRSLGSSGVWELFVPGLGEGAMYKFEITRGDGSRTQRADPMARHTQTPPATASVVTRSHHEWGDAHWMEHRADRPVHAAPMSVYEVHLGSWRPGSTYRELAKELTDYVLELGFTHVELMPVAEHPFGGSWGYQVTGFYAPTARFGSPDDFKHLVDTLHQAGIGVLLDWVPGHFPRDAWALASFDGRPLYEPQDQRQAEHPDWGTLVFDYGRKEVRNFLVANATYWCQEFHIDGLRVDAVASMLYLDYSREEGGWSPNAHGGRENLDAVAFLQEMNATVYRRCPGVVTIAEESTAWDGVTRPTDQPAAAGLGGLGFGLKWNMGWSHDSLAYIAHEPVHRKYHHDEMTFSMVYAYSENYVLPLSHDEVVHGKRALVDKMPGDWWQQRANHRAYLAYMWSHPGKQLLFMGQEFAQGAEWSELEGPQWWVLEENHPAHLEHRAIQHLVADLNHHYVTTPSLWEEDTSPSGFTWVTADAAEDNVFAFLRHASDGSPLLAVFNFSPVVRHDYRLGVPPEAGGAWEEILNTDASRYGGGGIGNDSPRRRDPHPDRGFAASITVTLPPLSALWLRPTGPA is encoded by the coding sequence ATGACCGGACGCCCGGTTCGAGGAGCAGCATCCATGGCCGTCACCGACGTGTCCCCCGCCGCCACCGCCGTCCGCGGCGCGTGCGCGGTGCCCCCGCTGGCCGCCGCCGACCGGGACCGGTTGTTGCGCGGCGCGCATCACGATCCGCACGCCGTCCTCGGAGCGCACCCCGTGCCGCACGGCGTACACCTGCGCTGCCTGCGTCCAGGCGCGCAGGCGGTGTCCGCGGTGACGGACGGCTGCACGTGGGAGCTGCACGACGAAGGAGACGGCCTGTTCTCGGGTGGCATTCCGGCATCGGGCGGCATTCGGGCATCGGGCGGCATTCCGGCCGGCGCACCCGCGCCCTACCGGCTGCGCGTGCACTATCCCCAGGCCGTCATGGAGGTGGAGGACCCCTACCGCTTCCTTCCCACCCTGGGCGAGCTGGATCTGCATCTCATCTCCGAGGGCCGCCACGAGGAACTCTGGACGGCGCTCGGCGCGCACGCAGGTGAGCACCAAGGGGTCCAGGGCACACGATTCGCCGTGTGGGCCCCGAACGCGGCCGGTGTACGGGTCTGCGGGGACTTCTGTCACTGGGACGGAACCGCACTGCCCATGCGGTCCCTCGGGTCGTCGGGCGTGTGGGAGCTCTTCGTGCCCGGCCTGGGCGAAGGGGCGATGTACAAGTTCGAGATCACCCGGGGCGACGGCTCCCGTACGCAGCGCGCGGACCCGATGGCACGCCACACACAGACCCCTCCGGCGACGGCTTCCGTCGTGACGCGCAGCCACCATGAGTGGGGCGATGCCCACTGGATGGAACACCGGGCCGACCGTCCGGTCCATGCGGCGCCCATGTCCGTGTACGAGGTTCACCTCGGCTCGTGGAGACCGGGATCCACCTACCGCGAGCTGGCGAAGGAACTGACCGACTACGTACTGGAGCTGGGGTTCACGCACGTCGAGCTGATGCCGGTCGCCGAGCACCCCTTCGGCGGCTCCTGGGGTTATCAGGTCACCGGCTTCTACGCCCCCACCGCACGCTTCGGATCTCCCGACGACTTCAAGCACCTGGTCGACACGCTGCACCAGGCCGGGATCGGCGTACTCCTGGACTGGGTCCCCGGTCACTTCCCGCGCGACGCATGGGCGCTGGCCTCGTTCGACGGGCGGCCCCTCTACGAGCCGCAGGATCAGCGGCAGGCCGAGCACCCCGACTGGGGCACTCTCGTCTTCGACTACGGCCGCAAGGAAGTCCGTAACTTCCTTGTCGCGAACGCCACTTACTGGTGCCAGGAGTTTCACATCGACGGCCTGCGCGTCGACGCCGTCGCCTCCATGCTCTACCTCGACTACTCGCGCGAGGAGGGGGGCTGGTCGCCCAACGCCCACGGCGGACGCGAGAACCTGGACGCGGTGGCCTTCCTGCAGGAGATGAACGCGACGGTCTATCGCCGCTGCCCCGGCGTCGTCACCATCGCCGAGGAGTCCACCGCGTGGGACGGGGTCACCCGGCCCACGGACCAGCCCGCGGCGGCCGGACTCGGAGGCCTGGGGTTCGGGCTCAAGTGGAACATGGGCTGGTCCCATGACTCCCTGGCCTACATCGCCCACGAGCCCGTGCACCGCAAGTACCACCACGACGAGATGACGTTCTCGATGGTGTATGCCTACAGCGAGAACTATGTCCTGCCGCTCTCCCACGACGAAGTCGTGCACGGAAAGCGGGCGTTGGTCGACAAGATGCCGGGCGACTGGTGGCAGCAGCGCGCCAACCACCGCGCCTACCTGGCCTACATGTGGTCCCACCCCGGCAAACAACTCCTCTTCATGGGCCAGGAGTTCGCGCAGGGCGCCGAATGGTCGGAGCTCGAAGGGCCTCAGTGGTGGGTGCTCGAAGAGAACCATCCGGCACACCTGGAACACCGCGCGATCCAGCATCTCGTGGCCGATCTGAACCACCACTACGTCACGACACCGTCCCTGTGGGAGGAGGACACCTCCCCGTCCGGCTTCACCTGGGTCACCGCCGACGCCGCCGAGGACAATGTCTTCGCCTTCCTCCGCCACGCTTCCGACGGCAGCCCGCTGCTGGCCGTCTTCAACTTCTCACCGGTGGTCCGCCACGACTACCGGCTGGGCGTACCCCCCGAGGCGGGCGGAGCCTGGGAGGAGATCCTCAACACCGACGCTTCGCGCTACGGCGGCGGCGGAATCGGAAACGACAGCCCCCGTCGGCGGGATCCCCACCCCGACCGCGGCTTCGCCGCATCCATCACCGTGACACTTCCACCACTGTCGGCCCTGTGGCTGCGACCAACCGGACCCGCGTGA
- a CDS encoding RidA family protein produces the protein MAITLVNPDGLPKIDAYRQVSVATGSKLVFLAGQVAWDAEGVTVGEGDLAAQVEQCYLNVATALAGVGASLDDVAKLTVYVVDWTPDKMPLFGEGVARAAAKLGVTPVPPGTLVGVAALDVPEHLVEVEATAVID, from the coding sequence ATGGCCATCACTCTGGTGAATCCCGACGGGCTGCCGAAGATCGACGCCTACCGGCAGGTGTCGGTCGCGACGGGGTCGAAGCTGGTGTTCCTCGCCGGGCAGGTCGCCTGGGACGCCGAGGGCGTCACGGTCGGCGAAGGTGATCTCGCCGCTCAGGTCGAGCAGTGCTACCTCAACGTCGCCACCGCCCTCGCCGGGGTCGGCGCCTCCCTCGACGACGTGGCGAAGCTGACCGTGTACGTCGTGGACTGGACTCCCGACAAAATGCCCCTCTTCGGAGAGGGAGTCGCGCGGGCGGCCGCGAAATTGGGCGTCACTCCGGTGCCCCCGGGTACGTTGGTGGGCGTCGCGGCACTGGATGTCCCCGAACATCTGGTGGAGGTCGAAGCCACCGCGGTCATCGACTGA
- a CDS encoding NAD-dependent epimerase/dehydratase family protein, producing MALGTVAITGAAGNIGSVAREALRGEASRLVLLDRVPIHPVADDEETHTVDLRDAAAVESALSGADCVLHLGGVPDEAPLPDLLEANVLGTHHVLEAARRTGIERVVLASSNRLTGFYPTGHLTGPQEPVRPDGLYGVSKAALEALGRLYADKFGLSVICLRIGSFEQTPTEPRHLATWLSPRDAVGYIRAALTAPPTTRFSAVYAVSANTRRFWELPARTELDYTPLDDAESHASHIPGADAPADPSAPQAGAYASPEFTLKHLRR from the coding sequence GTGGCACTCGGGACGGTGGCCATCACGGGCGCGGCAGGGAACATCGGATCGGTGGCGCGTGAGGCGCTACGTGGTGAGGCGAGCCGGTTGGTGCTGCTCGACCGCGTTCCCATCCACCCGGTGGCCGACGACGAAGAAACCCACACCGTCGATCTGCGGGACGCGGCAGCCGTGGAGTCGGCCCTCTCTGGAGCCGATTGCGTGCTCCACCTGGGAGGGGTGCCGGACGAGGCTCCCCTCCCCGACCTGCTGGAAGCCAACGTGCTCGGCACCCACCACGTCCTGGAAGCCGCGCGGCGCACCGGGATCGAACGAGTGGTGCTGGCCAGCAGCAACCGTCTGACCGGCTTCTATCCCACCGGACACCTCACCGGCCCCCAGGAGCCCGTGCGTCCCGATGGCCTGTACGGGGTGAGCAAGGCGGCACTGGAGGCGCTGGGGCGGTTGTACGCCGACAAGTTCGGCCTGTCAGTGATTTGTCTGCGCATCGGCAGCTTCGAGCAGACACCCACCGAGCCACGCCACCTGGCGACCTGGCTGAGCCCACGCGATGCCGTCGGCTACATCCGGGCCGCGCTGACCGCCCCACCGACCACCCGATTCAGCGCCGTCTACGCCGTCTCCGCCAACACCCGGCGCTTCTGGGAACTCCCGGCCAGGACGGAACTCGACTACACACCCCTCGACGACGCCGAATCGCACGCGTCACACATCCCGGGCGCCGACGCACCGGCGGACCCGTCAGCACCCCAGGCCGGTGCCTACGCCTCACCCGAGTTCACGCTGAAGCACCTTCGACGCTGA
- a CDS encoding winged helix DNA-binding domain-containing protein — protein sequence MTVLSTRALNRATLARQLLLERSDTPALDAVAHLGGLQAQEPQEPFFGLWSRLRGFDPAELSDHLVQRRVVRTHLMRRTVHLVTADDALAWRARHDAMLRQRVFGVYRSELDGTDLEELAAAGRAVLADGEPRSMTQLARELAERWPGPGARALGEMLMAVVPMVQLPPRGLWRTKAGVRNVPLASWLEREVDPPSTDGSDPVGQALLRRYLAAFGPAASADLRAWCGLAGLPAAVAAVREELITFRDERGRELLDLPDAPRPDPDTPAPVRFLPAFDNAILGYHDRTRIIDDAHRGLSVAGARVVLVDGRVAATWTAEAGTVTVTPLARFSRAERTAVTEEGEALASFLSADSSDSGDSGDDVHGVRIGEVASP from the coding sequence ATGACTGTCCTCAGCACCCGGGCGCTCAACCGGGCGACGCTCGCCCGGCAGTTGCTCCTGGAACGGTCCGACACTCCGGCCCTCGACGCGGTGGCGCACCTCGGCGGTCTGCAGGCGCAGGAACCGCAGGAGCCGTTCTTCGGCCTCTGGTCGCGGCTGCGGGGTTTCGACCCGGCGGAGCTCTCGGACCACCTGGTCCAACGGCGCGTGGTGCGCACTCACCTCATGCGCCGCACCGTCCACCTGGTCACCGCCGACGACGCCCTGGCCTGGCGCGCCCGCCACGACGCGATGCTGCGCCAACGGGTGTTCGGGGTCTACCGCAGTGAACTCGACGGGACGGACCTCGAAGAGCTCGCGGCAGCGGGCCGGGCCGTCCTGGCCGACGGTGAGCCGCGCTCGATGACCCAGCTCGCGCGTGAGCTCGCCGAGCGCTGGCCCGGGCCGGGGGCGCGGGCCCTGGGGGAGATGCTGATGGCCGTCGTCCCGATGGTGCAGCTGCCGCCACGCGGGCTCTGGCGCACGAAGGCAGGAGTGCGCAACGTCCCGCTGGCCTCCTGGCTGGAACGCGAGGTCGACCCTCCGTCCACGGACGGCTCCGATCCCGTGGGACAGGCGCTGCTACGGCGCTACCTGGCCGCGTTCGGCCCGGCGGCCTCCGCCGACCTGCGCGCCTGGTGCGGTCTCGCCGGACTGCCGGCCGCCGTCGCGGCAGTGCGCGAGGAGTTGATCACCTTCAGGGACGAGCGGGGCCGTGAACTGCTCGACCTCCCCGATGCGCCACGTCCGGACCCCGACACACCCGCCCCGGTGCGGTTCCTGCCGGCGTTCGACAACGCGATCCTCGGCTACCACGACCGCACCCGCATCATCGACGACGCACACCGAGGCCTGTCCGTCGCCGGTGCCCGCGTCGTCCTGGTCGATGGCCGGGTCGCCGCCACCTGGACGGCCGAGGCGGGCACGGTGACGGTCACCCCATTGGCCCGCTTCTCCCGCGCGGAACGCACGGCGGTCACGGAAGAGGGAGAGGCGCTGGCGTCTTTCCTCTCCGCCGACTCCAGCGACTCCGGTGACTCCGGTGACGACGTCCACGGCGTACGGATCGGTGAAGTCGCCTCGCCTTGA